GCAAGAGTGACGATGCAAAGGCCAAGCTCTTCTCGCCGTCCACGGATAAAGCCGTGGTCTACATCTACCGCAGCGAGACCCTTGGTGCAGCCATCAAGATGCCGTTGCTGATCGATGGCCAGACCGTCGGTGATACCGCGTCCAAGACCTACCTCCGTCGCGAGTTGGCGCCGGGTTCGCACGTGATTACGTCCAAGACCGAAGTCGATTCGTCTGTGAGCATAGACATGCAGGCTGGCCAGACATATTACGTCTGGCAGGAAGTGAAGATGGGCATGTTCGCCGCCCGCTCGGCCCTCCATGTTGTCGATGAGACCAAGGGGCGCACCGAAGTACAGCGGTGCACGCTGATTCTCTAATGCACCCTTGAAAGCGAAAGGCGGGCGCATGGCGCCCGCCTTTCGTCAACGCCACGCGTCAACGCCGGCGCGACCCGCGCAAACTATCCACTGAGAAACTGGCCATCTCGCCGCCGCCGGGTGTGCGACGGGACTGGCCGTGAGGCGGGCCCCAGGCGTGGGCTGTGACGACTTCCCAGGTGGCGGGAATGCGCCCATCGATGCGCAGGGTTTCGTAGGCCGCCAGCATGCGCTGGTAGTGGCGCTTGCCGAGCAGGTGGCGCTCGCGCTCGCGGTCGGCATTGGTGGCGCCCAGGCCCTGCAGTTCCTTCAGCAACAAGCGTGGCTCGCTGTAGGTGAGTGTATAGCGATCCACATCGAGCACGGGGTCGCGCAGGCCCGCGTTGATCATCGCATCGCCGAGGTCATGCATGTCGAGAAAGCGGCTGACGTGCGGCTGCTGGTCGGCTTCCGCCCAGGCGGCGCGCAGTTCCTTCAGCGTATCGGGCCCGAAAGTGGAGAACACCAACAAGCCACCGGGCTTGAGCACACGCACGCATTCGCCGAACAGGGCTGGCAGATCGTCGATCCACTGGAAGCACAGGTTGGAGTGCAGCACGTCTACGCTGTGGTCGGGAAGCGGCAGTGACGTGGCATCGGCACATACGCGCTGAAAGGGCTTGAGCCAGCTGATGTGCTTCTTTGCGGCGCGCAGCATGGGCAGCGCGAGGTCGGCGGCGATCACCTGCGCTTTGGGATAGCGCTTGCGCAGCAGCGCCGTGCCGCGCCCGGTCCCAGCTCCCACGTCGAGCACACGTGCAGGCGCTTCGAGATAGAAACCGAGGCGATCCAGCAGCAGTCCCTGCACTTCCTGTTGCAGCGCGTCGTGCTGTTCATAGGTATTGGCGGCGCGGCCGAAGTTCCGGCGCACCTGGCGCTTGTCGAAATGCGATTCGCTCACTGCATCGTATCCAGCAATGGCGCCAGTGCGTTCGCTACGTCATTGGCATAACCGAAGAAAGGCGCATGGCCGGCGTGGGCGATCTCGTGATACGTGCCGCGAGCTTGTTCGGCGGACCATGCCATCGCAGGTGGTGGTACCAAGCGATCACGGTGTCCGGCGATCCAGGTGTTCGGCACCGAGAGCGAGGCGAGGTTGGCGCGGCGGTCGGTGGTTTCCAGAATGCGAATACCTTCCTGCAGCACGCGCATGTTCGGTTCGCCGCGGGTGAACATCAGGCTGCGCAAATGGCGCAGCTCGGCGCGCGGATCAGGGCTGCCCATCGCCTCAAGCGCGATGAACCGTTCGAGGGTGGCGTGGTAGTCGGTTTCCAGGTCGTCAGCGAGCTGGCGCACCAGCTTGGGGTCGCTGCCGCAGGGCCAGTCTTCGTCGCGCGAGAACTTGGGTGTGCCGGAAATGACGCCGAGGCCACGCGCATGCTGCGGATGTTCGAGGGCCGCCGTCATCGCCACCAGGCCGCCGAGCGACCAGCCAATCCACAACGCGGGTGGGGTGCGTTCGGCAATCGCCTGGGCGCAAGCGGAGGGTTCCAGTGACAGCGTGCTGTCACGTGAATAGCCATGGCCGGGAAGGTCGACCACATGCATCGAGCAGCGATCCGCCAAGGCGTCCACCAGCGGCTCCATCATGCCTCCGTGCATGGCCCAGCCATGCAGGATCACGACGGGGATCGGGCCGCGGCCGTGGGTTTCGATGTGAAGCGTCATGGCGCCGTTACTTCCTCTCCCCGATGGGGAGAGGATTGAGGTGAGGGGTGGGTGCTTGCGATGGCGTTGAACGAAGCTCGCTCATCTGTTTCATCATCGCAAGATTGGCCCCTCACCCCAGCCCTCTCCCCGCAGGGGAGAGGGAGTGGAGGCGCGGGCGCCAGGCTCTTGTCCACGGCACCGCGCTCATCAAACACGAAACAGTCGCCGCGCCAATGCGTGCCGTTGGTTTCCTCGAAGTATTTCAGGATGCCGCCTTCCAGCTGGTAGACGTTGTCGATGCCGATGTCCTGCAGATGCAGGGCGGCCTTTTCGCAGCGAATGCCGCCGGTGCAGTACGACACCACGGTCTTGTTCTCGTAGCGTGCGCGGTCGGCGGCAATCGCCTGGGGAAATTCGGTGAAGCTGCTCAGGCGATAGTCCACCGCGTTCTCGAACAAGCCGACATCGGTTTCGTAATCGTTGCGCGTATCGAGCAGCACCACTTCGCGACCTTCGTCGTCACGACCTTGCGCCAGCCAGCGCTGCAGCGTGCGCGGCGCTACGGCCGGCGCTCGCGTGCCTTCCGGACGAATCGCCGGCATACGCATGGTGATGATTTCCTTCTTGAGGCGCACGCGCATGCGGCCGAAGGGCGCCTCGTCGGAAATCGATACCTTCGGCTCCAGCCCGGCAAATCGAGGGTCGGTGCGTAGCCAGTCCATGAAGCTATCGATGGGTTCGCGCGGGCCGGCCAGGAACAAGTTGATGCCTTCGGGCGCCAGCAGGATGGTGCCCTTCAGCGCGAGCGCCTCGCAGCGTTCGAGCACGCGTTCGCGCAGTGCGGGAAGGTCGTCCAGGCTGACGAAGCGGTAAGCGGAAAGATTGATAATCGACATGGGCAGAGGGGTACGGCGAGGCCGCCATTATACGGGGCGTGCCGGAGGGGCCCCGGCGGGCAGGCGGGAGAGGGCATCCAGCAGCCGGTCCACGTCGCTTTCCGAGTGCATGGTGGAAAGCGTGATACGCAAGCGCGCCTTACCCTGCGGCACCGTGGGCGGACGGATCGCGGTGACCAGCAAACCCTGTTGTTCCAAGGCTTCCGCGGCATCCAGCGCGGCCTGGGCGTCGCCCAGCAGCAGGGGTTGGATGGCGGTCGGCGAGGGCATCAGGGGCAGGCCCAGCTGCGCCGCGCCCTGACGGAAGCGTGCGATCAACTGGTTCAGCTTGTCGCGTCGCCAGCCCTCCCTTTGGGCCAGCCGCACGGCTGCCAGCGTGGCGGCAGCGAGGGCCGGCGGCATCGCGGTCGTATAGATATAGGTGCGGGCCGACTGCACCAGGCCATCGATCAGCTCGGCCGAGCCGGCCACGAAGGCGCCGCTGCAACCCAGCGCCTTGCCCAGGGTGGCCATCAATACCGGCACGTCGTCCTGGCTCAGTCCGCTGTCGACCACGCTGCCTTCGCCTTGAGCGCCGAGTACGCCCAGGCCGTGCGCGTCATCCACCATGAAAGTGGCGCCCTCGCGCTGGCACAGGGCGGCAAGCGCGGGGAGTGGCGCGATATCGCCGTCCATGCTGAAGACGCCATCAGTGGCGAGCAGGGCCGCTGCATCGCTACGGCTGCCGAGCTGGCGCGCGGCGCCGTCCACATCGGCGTGTGGGTAGCGCTTGAGTTCTGCGCCGGCGAGCTGGGCGCCATCGAGCAGGCAGGCATGATTGAGCTTGTCCTGCACGCACAGGTCGTCGCGTTGCAGCAACGCTTGCATCACGCCCAGGTTCGCCATATAGCCGGTGGAGAAAAGCAGCGCCCGCTCGCGCCCGGTCCACTCGGCGAGTGCTTCTTCCAGCGCGGCGTGTGCCGAGCGATGGCCGCAGATGAGATGCGCCGAGCCGCTGCCTACGCCGTCGCTATCGGCGGCCTGCTTGAGTGCGGCGATCAACTGCGGATGCTGGGCCAGGCCGAGGTAGTCGTTGCTGCAGAACGCGAGCAGGCGCTGTCCGTCGCGCTCCACCCAGGCGCCATCCGCGCGATCCACCGTGCGCAGGCGCCGGCGCAAACCCGCCTGGGCGCGTTCGGCGCCGTGGCGGGCGAGACGCTCGGTGAGCGACGGACGGGTCATGGCGGAAACGGGGAGGGTGGTCAGGCCGCCGCGCTGCAACCGCAGCCGTTGCCGCAGCTGGCCGCTTCGGCTTCGAGGATGTCGGCATGCACGGTGTCGGTTTCTTCGGCCACTTCCAGCGGATGCAGGTCGAGGCGGGCGAATAGCCGGCGGTCGTGTTCCACGTCGGGGTTGCCGGTGGTCAGCAGCTTCTCGCCGTAGAAGATCGAGTTGGCGCCGGCAAAGAAACACAACGCCTGCACCGCGTCGTCCATCTGCTGACGGCCGGCCGAGAGGCGCACCATCGAGGCCGGCATCAGGATGCGTGCCACCGCAATCGTGCGCACGAAATCGAACGGGTCCAGCGCCTGCGTACCGTTCAGCGGCGTGCCTTCCACCTGCACCAGCTGGTTGATCGGCACCGACTGCGGGTGCTCAGGCAGGGTGGCCAGGGTCTGCAGCAGGCCAGCGCGCTGGTCGCGTGTTTCGCCCATGCCGACGATGCCGCCGCAGCAGGTCTTCAGGCCCGCTTCGCGCACGTGGTCCAGCGTGTCCAGGCGGTCCTGGTACTGGCGCGTGTGGATGATCTCGCCGTAGAACTCCGGCGCGGTGTCCAGGTTGTGGTTGTAGTAGTCCAGGCCTGCCTGCTTCAGCGTCTGCGCCTGCTCGCCACTGAGCATGCCCAGGGTGGCGCAGGTTTCCAGGCCCAGGCCCTTCACCGCGCGCACGATGTCGGCGACCTTCTCCACGTCGCGGTCTTTCGGGCTGCGCCAGGCCGCGCCCATGCAGAAGCGGCTGGCGCCGGCGCTCTTGGCGGCCTGCGCACGTGCCACCACGGCGTCCACGCTCATCAGCTTTTGTGCCTGCACACCCGTGTCGTAACGCGCCGCCTGCGGACAGTAGGCGCAATCCTCGGGGCAACCGCCGGTCTTGATCGACAACAGGGTCGACACTTGCACCGCGTTCGGATCGTGGTGCTCGCGGTGCACGCAGTGCGCGCGATGCAGCAGCTCGTTGAACGGCAGGGCGAACAGCGCGGCCACTTCGGCGCGGGTCCAGTCGTGGCGGATGGGTTGGGCCATGGCGGGCATTCCGGGGTAGGGAAGCGCGATAGTTTGGCAGGGCGGAGTGCCCTGTCAACTTTGCGAGACCGTGCTGAGTTGACGATGCGCAAACGTATGGCTGCCGCTACCATCGGGACCAGTCACCCCATGGAGTCAATGGCATGAGTGCAGGACAGGGCAGTACCGGCAATGTGCTCGCGGCCATTTGCAGCTTCTTCATTCCCGGCCTGGGCCAGCTGGTGCAGGGGCGTGTGTGGATCGCCCTGGTGATGTTTGTGCTCGCTGGGATCCTCTGGATCGTCTGGCTGGGCTGGATCATCCACCTGTGGTCGATCCTCGACGCGGCGCTGTTCAAACCCAAGAGCTGAGGCAAGGAGGCCGCGCATGGAGGCGCTTTCCTGGTGGCGATGGGCAGCGGATGCGTTGCAACGCTTCGCCTTGCCCTTGCATTGCCTGTTATGCGGCGGGCCCGGTGACGATGGGCTCGATCTCTGTCGCGACTGCGCGGCCGAGCTGCCACGCAACCGCAGCTGCTGCGCTCGGTGCGCCTTGCCGCTGGCGCTGCCGGCGGCTTTATGCGGACAATGCCAGCGGCACCCGCCACCATGGGACGCGGCTTGGGTGCCGTTCCGCTACGCGTGGCCGTTGGATCGCTTGGAGTCGCGCTTCAAGTTCGGCGCTGACCTTGCGGCGGGTCGCGTGCTGTCGACACTCTGGTTGCGTGATATGCCTCCCGTGGAGCGCCCGCAACTGATCATCCCGGTGCCGCTGCACCGTTCACGTCTGCGCCTACGCGGCTATAACCAGGCCTTGGAGCTGGCGAGGCCCTTGGCGCGCGAGTTGCGCCTGCCCGTGCGACATGACTTGTTGAAGCGCGTCCGCGCGACCGATGCACAAACCGAACTGGGCGCCCTATCGCGTCGTCGCAATGTGCGCGGTGCCTTTGCGGCGAAGGCTGCTGCCCTTTGGCCCGCCCATGTCGCTCTGCTCGATGACGTGATGACCACGGGCGCCACCGTTGCCGCATGCGCCCGCGAGCTCAAACGAGCCGGGGTGAAACGCGTCGACATCTGGGCGTTGGCGCGCGCGCCGGAGTCGCGCAGTTAGTCTCAGCGACGCCTCGGCCTCGATGCCGGCCGGGCTTCAGTTAGGATGCAACGCGACCCCTACCTGGAGTGTGCATCGTGGCGCTACGTCGTTCTGTTCTGGCCGCCCTTCTGTTGGCATGGCTTCCCACGGCTGCATCCATGGCGGCGGATACCAAGCCAGCGACGGACAAGGACTTCGTTGCGTATGCGCAACCCGTCATCGCGTTCACGCATGCGGACATCGTCGATGGCACGGGCCACAAGGCCGCGCACGACCAAACCCTCGTCATCGACAAAGGCCGCATCGCGGCGCTGGGCAAATCCAGCCGCGTGAAAGTGCCCGATGGCGCCACCGTCATCGATGCCCACGGCAAGACCTTGCTGCCGGGCTTCGTGCTGATGCACGAGCACATGTTCTATCCCGCGGGCGAAGCCGCCTATAACGAGATGACCTTCAGCTTCCCGCGGCTTTATCTCGCCGGTGGCGTCACCACCATGCGCACGGCCGGCACGATGATGCCGTACGCCGACATCAACGTGCGCGATGCCATTGCGCGGAGCGAGTTGGTCGGTCCGGACATGGACGTGACCGGTCCCTATCTCAACGGCCCGGGCCTGCCCATTCCGGGCGTGCATGTGCTCAGCGGCGTCGACGATGCCGAGCGCACGGTCAATTACTGGGCTGACGAGGGCGTCACTTCGTACAAGGCCTATATGCAGATCAGCCGCGCCGAACTTCAGCGCGCCATCGAAGTGGCGCACCAGCGCGGCCACAAGATCACGGCGCACCTGTGTTCGGTGACCTATCGCGAAGCGGTGGAGCTTGGCATCGACAATTTGGAGCACGGTTTCTTCGTCGCCAGCGATTTCGTGCAGGACAAGAAGCCCGATACCTGTCCTTCCGGCGGCGCCGTGCAGAAGTCCCTGGTCGATCTGGACCCCGCGTCGCCCGAAGCGAAGGCGCTGATCAAACTCCTGATCGACCACCATGTGGCGCTGACCTCCACCCTCACCGTCTTCGAAACGTTCGTGCCAGGTCGACCGAAGGCGCCACAAGGTGTGCTCGACCTGATGATTCCCGAAGTACGCGCGCAGTATGAGGCGCAGTGGAACAAGGTCCAGGGCAGCAAGACCGCCTGGACAACGCTGTATCCAAAACTGGCCAAGCTCGAAAAGCAGTTCGTCGATGCCGGCGGCACGCTGATGGCTGGCACGGACCCGACCGGCTACGGCGGCGTGGTGCCCGGCTATTCCGCCCAGCGCGAAATTGAATTGCTGGTGGAAGCGGGTTTCAGTTTCGAGCAGGCCGTCCATATCGCTACCTTCAACGGTGCGCACTACATGGGCCGCGATGCCGATATCGGCACGCTGGCCGTTGGCAAGCGCGCCGATATCGTGGTCATCGACGGCAACCCGCTCAAAGACGTCGCTGCCATTGAACACATGCCGTTCGTGTTCAAAAACGGCGTGGGCTACGACAGGCACGCGATCCTGGGTGCGATGAGTAATACGGTGGGCTTGCACTAAGCGGCATTCCGTTTCGACGCAGGCTCTGTCGATGACGACGGGCCGCGTGGGTGTGCTTCAACGGCGGCCAGGCGAAGCCATGACCAGGGAGTATCGAGACGAATGGCCATCCACCTGTTTCACGCCGACACCGATGAACAGATCGCGGCGACCTTCGATGTCATGCAGCAGCTGCGTCCTCACCTCCAGCGTTCCGAGTACGGAGCGCTGATCCGGAGCCTGATGGCAAGCGACGGCTTGAGGTTGTTGGCACTGGCGGATGGCGACGTGGTCAGGGCCGTGGCCGGGTACCGCGTCATGAACATGCTGTATTGCGGCCGGGCGCTCTTTATCGATGACCTTGTCTCGGACGAACACGCGCGCTCGCTCGGCTATGGCTCGCAATTGATCGCACGGATCAAGGACGAAGCGCAGACGCTCGGCTGCAGCGAGGTCCAGCTGATCTCCCGCGTCACCCGCGAGCAGGCGCATCGCTTCTATTTCCGCGAGGGCTTCGGCATCGAATGCTTCCACTTTCGCAACAAGCTCGCCTGAGCATCGCCTAGCCCGTTAGGCTTTTGGAGCACGAACACGAAGAGGCCCGGGACGGATCCCGGGCCTCAGGTGCGCTGGCGTTTGCGGTCTCCAGCCTTGCTGTGGTCGCTATTGGGCTAAGGTGTTGATCAAGGCCGCTTTCGGGCTACCCCAGCCCGTCACCAGGTCATAGCCGGTCACCGCCGAATAGCTGCCGGATTTTCCACTGGTGATGTCATGGAAGTTCGTGGCATAGCTGCTGGTGATGTTCAGCGGATAGATGGTGGCGTTGAAGTTACCCACGCGCGATCCACCGTTGGCAATCGCCTGCTGGTTGACCAAGGCGATGAAGGCCGCCCACATCGGCGCGGCAAAGCTGGTGCCGCCGTAAGCGTTGGCCTGGCAGGTGGTCTGGTCGGCGCAGGTGTAGAACGTGAAGTTGGCATTGGCCGAGACGTCCGGGCCGTTGCGCAAGGTGGTCGAGCCCTTGTTGCTGGTATTGATCACACCCGACAGCTTTTGCCAGGAAGGAATGGCGATCTTGTCGGGCGAGATGCCGCCGCCACTATCGACCCACGCGGTCTCCGACTTCCAGGCGCCGCCCGCACTGCTGGTAGTGAGGTCGGTGCCGCCGACGGAGATGACGTACGCGTCGTCTGCCGGCCACGCTTCGTTGCGCCTGGACCACGTCGAGCTATCGCCGGAAGCGGCGAAGAAAGTCTGGCCCTGCGCGGCCATCTTCTCGAAGTACGGATCAAGCGTCGACGGATCGGCCGGCGTCCAGCCCCACGAACAGCCAATCGTCGTGGGCAGCGGACTGTGCGTTGTCATCGAGCTGATGATGGCGGTATCGGTGGAACCGATATACATCACCAGGCTGCTGAGCCCGGGCGCCATGCCGAGTGCCTGGGTCATGTCCAGCGTCTGTTCGGTGTCGTCGCAGCCACTCTTGTACAGGCAGGCAGTGCTGGTGCCGTCGGTCGAGAGCAGGGTGACGGGCACGTTGTTGGTCTGCCCGACGTTTTTGTAATACGTCGTGAGGTCGGCCAGGTCGGTACCTTCGTATTCGAACAGGCCCAGGTTCTGGCCTGCACCGGTGAGTGCCGTGCCGCCGTAGTAGGCCGCGCGCATATCACTACCGAGGAACGAAGCCGACGGGCCCGAACCCGTGGTGGCATGCGAGACGACGGCTTCGGGGCTGATGCCATTGGCCTTGGCATAATCACTCTTCTTGACGTAGAGCGGATGCGGCAGCGAATAGTTGTCCAGTCCGGAGACATGCCAGAGTGGAATTCCCAGGGCGGTCGTGGGCTCGCGGTCCGGGCTGAAGAACACGCGGTTTTCCGTGGGATGCTGATAGGTACGCATCTTGACGTTGAAGGCAGCTTCGACGGCGGCAACCGAACCCCTGACTTGCACGTCCATGCCATCGCGACTTCCGCCGGTGATGGTCAGGCCGTTCCTGCCCAGATAACGCACGACATTGTCGTAGTCGCTCTGTGTCGGACCAAACCTCGCCGTGAATTGCGCCGGCGTGAGGAACTGATGGTAGGAAGGGCTGGCAGGATTGTTGACGTTCGCCACGAATGCGTCGAGGCCCGCCTGGTCGCGCACTGGCAACACGACATCGAGACTCATCACCTGGTTGGCCGCAAGGCCGCCCACCTGCGCCGCTGTCTTGCCGCTGACCGCATCGCGCACATGATGCGTCAACACGTCCGCAGCCTGCGCGGCGGCGGTGGCACCGAAGGCCAATGCGATGGCGACGGATAGACAACAGGTCTTGCGAACCAAGCCTGATACACCGTTCCTAAGATCCGTTCCAGTCGAAGCTGTTCTATTCATTGGAAGCTACTCCCCATATAGACAGTGACAGTGAAAATCGGAATGCCTGACGGCATGCTCCCCCGGTGTGCCGATTGGCCGCGGGAGCGTAGGCTCGCGTTTGTTGCCGTCGGGTGAAGTGAGCGCCGAATAGGCGAGGAAAGTTTTTGCGATCGGCGCAGGATCTCCCATTGCGCCTTGAGCCGATCGTCTTGAGCTCCCGCAAATTCTCAAAGCACGCTTGAAAATAGAGGTT
This sequence is a window from Dyella humicola. Protein-coding genes within it:
- the bioH gene encoding pimeloyl-ACP methyl ester esterase BioH, encoding MTLHIETHGRGPIPVVILHGWAMHGGMMEPLVDALADRCSMHVVDLPGHGYSRDSTLSLEPSACAQAIAERTPPALWIGWSLGGLVAMTAALEHPQHARGLGVISGTPKFSRDEDWPCGSDPKLVRQLADDLETDYHATLERFIALEAMGSPDPRAELRHLRSLMFTRGEPNMRVLQEGIRILETTDRRANLASLSVPNTWIAGHRDRLVPPPAMAWSAEQARGTYHEIAHAGHAPFFGYANDVANALAPLLDTMQ
- a CDS encoding ComF family protein, with protein sequence MEALSWWRWAADALQRFALPLHCLLCGGPGDDGLDLCRDCAAELPRNRSCCARCALPLALPAALCGQCQRHPPPWDAAWVPFRYAWPLDRLESRFKFGADLAAGRVLSTLWLRDMPPVERPQLIIPVPLHRSRLRLRGYNQALELARPLARELRLPVRHDLLKRVRATDAQTELGALSRRRNVRGAFAAKAAALWPAHVALLDDVMTTGATVAACARELKRAGVKRVDIWALARAPESRS
- a CDS encoding GNAT family N-acetyltransferase codes for the protein MAIHLFHADTDEQIAATFDVMQQLRPHLQRSEYGALIRSLMASDGLRLLALADGDVVRAVAGYRVMNMLYCGRALFIDDLVSDEHARSLGYGSQLIARIKDEAQTLGCSEVQLISRVTREQAHRFYFREGFGIECFHFRNKLA
- the bioB gene encoding biotin synthase BioB, which produces MAQPIRHDWTRAEVAALFALPFNELLHRAHCVHREHHDPNAVQVSTLLSIKTGGCPEDCAYCPQAARYDTGVQAQKLMSVDAVVARAQAAKSAGASRFCMGAAWRSPKDRDVEKVADIVRAVKGLGLETCATLGMLSGEQAQTLKQAGLDYYNHNLDTAPEFYGEIIHTRQYQDRLDTLDHVREAGLKTCCGGIVGMGETRDQRAGLLQTLATLPEHPQSVPINQLVQVEGTPLNGTQALDPFDFVRTIAVARILMPASMVRLSAGRQQMDDAVQALCFFAGANSIFYGEKLLTTGNPDVEHDRRLFARLDLHPLEVAEETDTVHADILEAEAASCGNGCGCSAAA
- a CDS encoding S53 family peptidase, translated to MVRKTCCLSVAIALAFGATAAAQAADVLTHHVRDAVSGKTAAQVGGLAANQVMSLDVVLPVRDQAGLDAFVANVNNPASPSYHQFLTPAQFTARFGPTQSDYDNVVRYLGRNGLTITGGSRDGMDVQVRGSVAAVEAAFNVKMRTYQHPTENRVFFSPDREPTTALGIPLWHVSGLDNYSLPHPLYVKKSDYAKANGISPEAVVSHATTGSGPSASFLGSDMRAAYYGGTALTGAGQNLGLFEYEGTDLADLTTYYKNVGQTNNVPVTLLSTDGTSTACLYKSGCDDTEQTLDMTQALGMAPGLSSLVMYIGSTDTAIISSMTTHSPLPTTIGCSWGWTPADPSTLDPYFEKMAAQGQTFFAASGDSSTWSRRNEAWPADDAYVISVGGTDLTTSSAGGAWKSETAWVDSGGGISPDKIAIPSWQKLSGVINTSNKGSTTLRNGPDVSANANFTFYTCADQTTCQANAYGGTSFAAPMWAAFIALVNQQAIANGGSRVGNFNATIYPLNITSSYATNFHDITSGKSGSYSAVTGYDLVTGWGSPKAALINTLAQ
- the bioC gene encoding malonyl-ACP O-methyltransferase BioC — its product is MSESHFDKRQVRRNFGRAANTYEQHDALQQEVQGLLLDRLGFYLEAPARVLDVGAGTGRGTALLRKRYPKAQVIAADLALPMLRAAKKHISWLKPFQRVCADATSLPLPDHSVDVLHSNLCFQWIDDLPALFGECVRVLKPGGLLVFSTFGPDTLKELRAAWAEADQQPHVSRFLDMHDLGDAMINAGLRDPVLDVDRYTLTYSEPRLLLKELQGLGATNADRERERHLLGKRHYQRMLAAYETLRIDGRIPATWEVVTAHAWGPPHGQSRRTPGGGEMASFSVDSLRGSRRR
- the bioF gene encoding 8-amino-7-oxononanoate synthase yields the protein MTRPSLTERLARHGAERAQAGLRRRLRTVDRADGAWVERDGQRLLAFCSNDYLGLAQHPQLIAALKQAADSDGVGSGSAHLICGHRSAHAALEEALAEWTGRERALLFSTGYMANLGVMQALLQRDDLCVQDKLNHACLLDGAQLAGAELKRYPHADVDGAARQLGSRSDAAALLATDGVFSMDGDIAPLPALAALCQREGATFMVDDAHGLGVLGAQGEGSVVDSGLSQDDVPVLMATLGKALGCSGAFVAGSAELIDGLVQSARTYIYTTAMPPALAAATLAAVRLAQREGWRRDKLNQLIARFRQGAAQLGLPLMPSPTAIQPLLLGDAQAALDAAEALEQQGLLVTAIRPPTVPQGKARLRITLSTMHSESDVDRLLDALSRLPAGAPPARPV
- a CDS encoding amidohydrolase family protein; its protein translation is MALRRSVLAALLLAWLPTAASMAADTKPATDKDFVAYAQPVIAFTHADIVDGTGHKAAHDQTLVIDKGRIAALGKSSRVKVPDGATVIDAHGKTLLPGFVLMHEHMFYPAGEAAYNEMTFSFPRLYLAGGVTTMRTAGTMMPYADINVRDAIARSELVGPDMDVTGPYLNGPGLPIPGVHVLSGVDDAERTVNYWADEGVTSYKAYMQISRAELQRAIEVAHQRGHKITAHLCSVTYREAVELGIDNLEHGFFVASDFVQDKKPDTCPSGGAVQKSLVDLDPASPEAKALIKLLIDHHVALTSTLTVFETFVPGRPKAPQGVLDLMIPEVRAQYEAQWNKVQGSKTAWTTLYPKLAKLEKQFVDAGGTLMAGTDPTGYGGVVPGYSAQREIELLVEAGFSFEQAVHIATFNGAHYMGRDADIGTLAVGKRADIVVIDGNPLKDVAAIEHMPFVFKNGVGYDRHAILGAMSNTVGLH
- a CDS encoding DUF2846 domain-containing protein, which gives rise to MLRKMLMMLSLVAMLVLSGCASVPMASKSDDAKAKLFSPSTDKAVVYIYRSETLGAAIKMPLLIDGQTVGDTASKTYLRRELAPGSHVITSKTEVDSSVSIDMQAGQTYYVWQEVKMGMFAARSALHVVDETKGRTEVQRCTLIL
- a CDS encoding sulfurtransferase produces the protein MSIINLSAYRFVSLDDLPALRERVLERCEALALKGTILLAPEGINLFLAGPREPIDSFMDWLRTDPRFAGLEPKVSISDEAPFGRMRVRLKKEIITMRMPAIRPEGTRAPAVAPRTLQRWLAQGRDDEGREVVLLDTRNDYETDVGLFENAVDYRLSSFTEFPQAIAADRARYENKTVVSYCTGGIRCEKAALHLQDIGIDNVYQLEGGILKYFEETNGTHWRGDCFVFDERGAVDKSLAPAPPLPLPCGERAGVRGQSCDDETDERASFNAIASTHPSPQSSPHRGEEVTAP